The Actinomadura sp. WMMB 499 genome includes a window with the following:
- a CDS encoding MlaD family protein, with product MRRFILVLVAVAALAVSGCSYRTAGAPQGDLTLTAKFDDVQGLVAGHSVQMSDIKVGSVMKVELVEGYRAEVTLSIKDGYRVPRGTRAEIKVTSLLGENFVDLQMPPGASMDAGPFVGDGGEISDTRVQPAFEDVVGRAGPLIQSLAGDDLAKVVNAGATALDGNGTKLNATIAKASDLVQVFADQRRALAVSVDQFAKLGRDLAANEDALAGAPEQIERTTRLLDENKEKIIRAVDELTRAARELNNKVLAGRIERFRGLLRDIDPVLAQLGASRERLTDLVDGMVEFETKIPLATYDGQLLLYPLLDIVWPDGTPVIPGAGGAGGGGGGGGGGGSAGGGGGGNSGSPQLPEGLEGVLPDLKKLLEQRR from the coding sequence ATGCGCCGGTTCATCCTCGTTCTCGTGGCCGTCGCGGCGCTCGCGGTGTCCGGGTGCTCGTACCGGACGGCGGGCGCCCCGCAGGGCGACCTGACCCTGACGGCGAAGTTCGACGACGTGCAGGGCCTGGTCGCCGGGCACAGCGTGCAGATGTCCGACATCAAGGTCGGCAGCGTCATGAAGGTGGAGCTGGTCGAGGGGTACCGGGCGGAGGTGACGCTGTCGATCAAGGACGGCTACCGGGTGCCGCGCGGCACCCGCGCCGAGATCAAGGTGACGTCGCTGCTCGGTGAGAACTTCGTCGACCTGCAGATGCCGCCCGGCGCGAGTATGGACGCCGGGCCGTTCGTCGGGGACGGCGGGGAGATCTCCGACACCCGCGTGCAGCCGGCCTTCGAGGACGTCGTCGGGCGGGCCGGCCCGCTGATCCAGTCGCTCGCGGGCGACGACCTCGCGAAGGTCGTCAACGCGGGCGCGACCGCCCTCGACGGCAACGGCACGAAACTGAACGCGACCATCGCCAAGGCGTCGGACCTGGTGCAGGTGTTCGCCGACCAGCGGCGGGCGCTCGCGGTGTCGGTGGACCAGTTCGCCAAGCTGGGCCGTGACCTCGCCGCGAACGAGGACGCCCTGGCCGGGGCCCCGGAGCAGATCGAGCGGACGACGCGGCTGCTGGACGAGAACAAAGAGAAGATCATCCGTGCGGTGGACGAGCTGACGCGCGCCGCCCGCGAGCTCAACAACAAGGTGCTCGCGGGACGCATCGAACGGTTCCGCGGGCTGCTGCGGGACATCGACCCGGTGCTGGCGCAGCTCGGCGCCAGCCGCGAGCGGCTCACCGACCTGGTGGACGGCATGGTCGAGTTCGAGACGAAGATCCCGCTGGCGACCTACGACGGCCAGCTGCTGCTCTACCCGCTGCTGGACATCGTCTGGCCGGACGGGACCCCGGTGATCCCGGGCGCCGGCGGCGCCGGGGGCGGCGGAGGCGGGGGCGGCGGCGGTGGTTCCGCCGGTGGCGGGGGCGGCGGCAACTCCGGGTCCCCGCAGCTGCCCGAGGGGCTGGAAGGTGTACTGCCGGACCTCAAGAAGCTCCTGGAGCAGCGCCGATGA
- a CDS encoding MCE family protein yields the protein MKSRFAFNRVTINLLVFALLAVVMVVWAFGNVVKFDFIERPYHISVEFESSPGLQPGFEVDYLGVRIGKIDSVELVQDRVVVKLDIERGVDVPEGVTAAAARKSAVGEPVVELTPGPKSAGAAPLESGAVIPVSQTSVPPKYSDLFASVLDTLKAVDPQDAKVLTQELAAGWQGRETSLRQIVNGSDQLTATFAQNTELLDGLTKDLGRITHVLNQNRGSLGAGVDDLAALTAALGQVKGEIGELRDRGPVLLDTVNSLLEKTGPDFECTMQSLGDWGLKRHNPEILADLNDTLAKAPQLGVVLDNIIGGPEGSPVLNVVFMLTLHETAALEYKYPLPQPAVNEVPTCPGGRMPADAEQAPYKAKDPGETIPTHDPSIGREEELRAQQAAAQEDAGGGPPPWLMYAPPVIALMVLIRVMAGSVPVVSRLSRLRRRDED from the coding sequence ATGAAGAGCCGCTTCGCGTTCAACCGCGTCACGATCAACCTGCTGGTGTTCGCGCTCCTCGCCGTCGTGATGGTGGTGTGGGCGTTCGGCAACGTCGTGAAGTTCGACTTCATCGAGCGCCCGTACCACATCTCCGTGGAGTTCGAGTCCTCGCCGGGACTGCAGCCGGGCTTCGAGGTCGACTACCTCGGCGTCCGCATCGGCAAGATCGACTCCGTGGAGCTGGTGCAGGACCGGGTCGTCGTCAAGCTCGACATCGAGCGCGGCGTCGACGTCCCCGAGGGCGTCACGGCCGCGGCGGCCCGCAAGTCGGCGGTCGGCGAGCCGGTCGTCGAGCTGACGCCCGGCCCGAAGTCGGCCGGCGCGGCGCCGCTGGAGTCCGGCGCCGTCATCCCGGTGTCGCAGACCTCGGTGCCGCCCAAGTACAGCGACCTGTTCGCGTCGGTGCTCGACACGCTCAAGGCCGTCGACCCGCAGGACGCCAAGGTCCTCACGCAGGAGCTCGCCGCGGGATGGCAGGGCCGGGAGACCTCGCTGCGGCAGATCGTCAACGGCTCCGACCAGCTCACCGCCACGTTCGCGCAGAACACCGAGCTGCTGGACGGGCTCACCAAGGACCTCGGCCGCATCACCCACGTGCTCAACCAGAACCGGGGGAGCCTCGGGGCGGGGGTCGACGACCTGGCGGCGCTGACGGCGGCGCTCGGGCAGGTGAAGGGGGAGATCGGCGAGCTGCGCGACCGCGGCCCGGTCCTCCTCGACACCGTCAACTCGCTGCTGGAGAAGACCGGTCCCGACTTCGAGTGCACGATGCAGTCGCTCGGCGACTGGGGCCTGAAGCGGCACAACCCCGAGATCCTGGCGGACCTGAACGACACGCTCGCGAAGGCCCCGCAGCTCGGCGTCGTCCTGGACAACATCATCGGCGGGCCCGAGGGCTCGCCCGTCCTGAACGTCGTGTTCATGCTCACGCTGCACGAGACGGCGGCGCTGGAGTACAAGTACCCGCTGCCGCAGCCGGCCGTGAACGAGGTCCCGACCTGCCCGGGCGGCCGGATGCCCGCGGACGCCGAGCAGGCGCCCTACAAGGCCAAGGACCCGGGTGAGACGATCCCGACGCACGATCCGTCGATCGGCCGGGAGGAGGAACTGCGGGCGCAGCAGGCCGCCGCGCAGGAGGATGCCGGGGGCGGTCCGCCGCCGTGGCTGATGTACGCGCCGCCGGTGATCGCGCTGATGGTGCTGATCAGGGTCATGGCGGGCTCGGTGCCCGTGGTGTCCCGGCTGTCCCGGCTGCGCCGCCGGGACGAGGACTGA